The Montipora capricornis isolate CH-2021 chromosome 1, ASM3666992v2, whole genome shotgun sequence genome contains a region encoding:
- the LOC138056904 gene encoding adhesion G protein-coupled receptor B3-like: MSGFRAGARLVVTEVTDRDHPEQYPMSSFTAANLTIPLGKERFTRRFACGLLEHEELRAKSDEAELFIIPRDAPKWPAETIQGIAWSITAQGGTDIQPCPSGARGSATRECSIDATWENPSFTGCNSPVFSRLQDELEAITGGYQSDTSVGEVLSGLVSATQPITNDTTRPSEMYGGDLLVSVNILVTLAEYNNASQGNISSEEEVLNLATVVSNLLDPGNAITWQNLEQEEKGRSRTLIKAVDSYGLGVAATLNRTTKSRRVETKNLLMTIKRITPDRLVR, translated from the exons ATGAGCGGCTTTAGGGCGGGAGCAAGGCTTGTAGTCACAGAAGTGACAGACAGGGACCACCCCGAGCAATACCCGATGTCCAGTTTTACAGCTGCCAATCTAACTATTCCCCTTGGGAAAGAACGTTTCACAAGGAGATTTGCCTGCGGATTATTGGAACATGAGGAACTTCGGGCGAAAAGTGATGAAGCAGAACTATTCATTATCCCTCGGG ATGCGCCGAAGTGGCCGGCAGAAACAATACAAGGGATTGCGTGGTCCATAACGGCTCAAGGAGGAACCGACATACAACCTTGTCCATCTGGAGCCAGAG GAAGTGCAACACGAGAATGCTCCATCGACGCAACTTGGGAAAACCCAAGCTTCACTGGTTGCAACTCGCCTGTTTTTTCCAGGCTCCAAGATGAG CTCGAAGCAATAACAGGAGGCTATCAGTCAGACACCAGCGTTGGAGAAGTCCTTTCTGGACTTGTGAGCGCAACACAGCCAATAACAAACGATACTACGAGGCCATCAGAGATGTACGGCGGAGATCTTTTGGTATCAGTAAATATTCTCGTTACACTGGCGGAGTATAATAACGCGAGCCAGGGAAACATAAGTTCCGAGGAAGAAGTTCTCAATCTTGCGACTGTAGTCAGCAATTTACTGGACCCAGGGAACGCAATCACTTGGCAAAATTTAGAACAA GAAGAGAAGGGTAGAAGCCGAACATTAATCAAAGCAGTCGATAGTTATGGATTGGGAGTTGCTGCAACATTAAACAGAACGACCAAATCAAGAAGAGTTGAAACAAAGAACTTGCTGATGACGATAAAACGGATCACTCCGGACAGACTGGTGAGATAA
- the LOC138048939 gene encoding uncharacterized protein: MSKEREQGYSVSTVTVNEDSGAAISPSITRLIKASVAESIGALTDGITQVIEDRLGGFAKRFSEENSSTVEQAIKKARREIYTCRRKGNQQQLDHAVQVLDKFDEASDALKAKSFGKVKAALDSGTDVVSKRIKVIKMANKSDFGWSTVNEYLSDELASNSDDEKRMYRAERRAERKSKERRRRFRPADRKESASSTSTAFSSRSGPSYSASGQPNRTVYSPSQRLGPCFKISSFLYFTR, translated from the coding sequence ATGTCCAAGGAGCGGGAGCAAGGTTATTCGGTTTCGACCGTTACTGTCAACGAAGACTCAGGCGCTGCCATCAGCCCTTCCATTACCCGGTTAATTAAGGCTTCCGTTGCCGAGTCTATCGGTGCTTTAACGGATGGCATTACGCAGGTTATCGAAGATCGTCTGGGCGGTTTCGCCAAGCGGTTTTCTGAGGAGAATAGTTCCACTGTCGAGCAAGCCATTAAAAAGGCGCGTAGAGAAATTTACACCTGTAGGAGAAAGGGAAACCAACAGCAGCTAGACCATGCCGTTCAAGTGCTGGACAAATTTGATGAAGCATCCGACGCTTTGAAAGCAAAATCGTTCGGCAAGGTGAAGGCTGCCTTGGACTCAGGTACTGACGTTGTTTCTAAGAGGATAAAGGTGATTAAGATGGCCAATAAGAGTGATTTTGGCTGGTCGACGGTTAACGAATACCTTTCGGACGAGCTGGCTTCAAACTCTGATGACGAGAAGAGGATGTACAGGGCGGAGAGAAGGGCCGAGAGAAAAAGCAAGGAAAGGCGTCGTCGTTTCCGTCCCGCGGATCGAAAGGAATCCGCGTCTTCTACTTCTACCGCTTTTTCTTCCCGTTCAGGACCTTCctattcagcgagtggtcagccTAATCGAACGGTTTATAGCCCTTCGCAGCGTTTGGGGCCTTGTTTTAAGATAAGTAGTTTTCTTTACTTTACACGTTAG